The following proteins come from a genomic window of Myxococcales bacterium:
- a CDS encoding response regulator, which translates to MRSVTFRYPNQESLERDLGRADPALPLPPDQRADDGEWVLAVLKVTGPEPRATAIAARVEARHGGFAIVFERRDWERLAVELGGAPGPVSVPRPAESSASLAGPRSKRGRAAQEKNDKPGPSQKVPSTGRNASAKSAPSSRRGKNKQVARTMPPPSRSGTVLTRTLIPPSVAEIHEADAPDHTLEAPVGRPSPSWRPPRVLLVDDDRDLQTLIREMLDAIQIDVDCAANAEEALDRLALEHFDIIILDWTLPGMSGIELCRELRRDPRLREIPILFLTGRSAPRDLVDAFAAGADDFVAKPFRAPELGARLFALLRRAKVTLSIPP; encoded by the coding sequence TTGCGAAGCGTCACCTTTCGGTATCCCAATCAGGAGAGCCTCGAGCGCGATTTGGGGCGTGCCGATCCGGCGTTGCCATTGCCACCGGACCAGCGGGCCGACGACGGCGAGTGGGTCCTCGCTGTGCTGAAGGTGACGGGGCCCGAGCCGCGCGCGACGGCCATCGCGGCGCGCGTCGAGGCCCGCCACGGCGGCTTCGCCATCGTCTTCGAGCGGCGCGACTGGGAGCGGCTCGCTGTCGAGCTTGGGGGGGCGCCGGGGCCGGTGTCGGTGCCTCGACCGGCGGAGTCGTCAGCGAGTCTGGCCGGACCGCGCTCGAAGCGTGGGCGAGCGGCGCAAGAGAAGAACGACAAGCCCGGGCCCTCACAGAAGGTTCCGTCGACGGGACGCAACGCGAGCGCGAAAAGCGCGCCGTCGTCGCGGCGCGGCAAGAACAAGCAGGTGGCGCGCACGATGCCGCCGCCGTCGCGCAGCGGCACCGTGCTCACGCGCACGTTGATCCCGCCGTCGGTCGCCGAGATCCACGAGGCCGACGCGCCCGATCACACGCTCGAGGCGCCCGTGGGGCGTCCGTCGCCGTCATGGCGCCCGCCGCGGGTTCTGCTCGTCGACGATGACCGCGACCTGCAGACGCTCATTCGCGAGATGCTCGACGCCATCCAGATCGACGTCGACTGCGCGGCCAACGCCGAAGAGGCGCTCGACCGCCTCGCCCTCGAGCACTTCGACATCATCATCCTCGACTGGACTTTGCCGGGCATGAGCGGCATCGAGCTTTGTCGCGAGCTGAGACGTGATCCGCGCCTCCGCGAGATCCCGATTCTGTTTCTCACGGGGCGCAGCGCCCCGCGGGACCTCGTCGACGCCTTCGCGGCCGGCGCCGACGACTTCGTGGCGAAGCCCTTTCGCGCGCCTGAGCTGGGGGCTCGCCTCTTCGCCCTCCTGCGCCGGGCCAAAGTGACCCTGTCGATTCCGCCGTAA
- a CDS encoding thioredoxin domain-containing protein — translation MVAIAASGSTCRGQGEGGAEVPKEAAASREVSLPGVDTNALTPRERNEWSGYVSEFLAPCSDTPVPIAQCVKEGRACSRCLPAAKYLLKGVRDGQSREQIEKSFQNRFDSKKVKDVPIDGSPSKGPESAPVVVVEFADFECPFCASVAPVFDKAWTERQDKVRFVFKYMPLPGHPHGEIAARAGFAAQQQGKFWEMNKKMFANREHLEQSDLESYAKDLGLDLAKFKADMLSQAATDRLAMDKKLADALNVKGTPSVYINGREFDVRQDMGEWISLELQMIAEGSAKPSSATTTVAPAGSLPSASGSAKAVASGAPSGKAATSAQASSKPPTPAPGAPRK, via the coding sequence ATGGTCGCCATCGCCGCGTCGGGCTCGACCTGTCGCGGCCAAGGCGAAGGCGGGGCCGAGGTCCCGAAGGAGGCCGCTGCCTCCCGCGAGGTCTCGCTGCCGGGCGTCGACACCAACGCCCTGACGCCGCGCGAACGAAACGAGTGGAGCGGCTACGTCTCCGAGTTTCTTGCGCCGTGCAGTGACACGCCCGTGCCCATCGCGCAGTGCGTGAAAGAAGGTCGCGCCTGCTCGCGATGCCTTCCGGCGGCGAAATACCTCCTGAAGGGCGTCCGCGACGGTCAGTCGCGAGAGCAGATCGAGAAATCGTTCCAAAACCGCTTCGACTCAAAGAAGGTGAAAGACGTCCCCATCGACGGCTCACCGTCGAAAGGGCCCGAGTCGGCGCCTGTCGTCGTCGTCGAGTTCGCCGACTTCGAATGCCCCTTCTGCGCGAGCGTCGCGCCGGTGTTCGACAAGGCCTGGACCGAACGCCAAGACAAGGTGCGCTTCGTCTTCAAGTACATGCCCCTGCCCGGCCATCCGCACGGCGAAATCGCCGCGCGTGCCGGCTTTGCCGCGCAACAGCAGGGCAAGTTCTGGGAGATGAACAAGAAGATGTTCGCGAACCGCGAGCACCTCGAGCAGAGCGACCTCGAGAGCTACGCGAAAGATCTCGGCCTCGATCTCGCGAAATTCAAGGCCGACATGCTCTCGCAGGCGGCCACCGATCGACTCGCGATGGACAAAAAGCTCGCCGACGCCCTGAACGTGAAGGGCACGCCGTCGGTCTACATCAACGGACGCGAGTTCGATGTTCGCCAAGACATGGGCGAGTGGATCTCGCTCGAGCTGCAGATGATCGCCGAGGGTTCAGCCAAGCCCAGCAGCGCGACAACGACGGTTGCCCCGGCGGGCTCTCTGCCTTCTGCCTCGGGCTCCGCCAAAGCCGTGGCTTCGGGAGCACCCAGCGGCAAAGCGGCCACGTCGGCCCAGGCGAGCAGCAAGCCGCCCACTCCGGCCCCCGGCGCGCCACGCAAGTGA
- a CDS encoding 3'-5' exonuclease, with amino-acid sequence MSRIADACGCFPTGRHYPGVAHLLRAVIRGVADEFAVDTPWAELPVALLDVETTGRDASKDRVIEVGIAVGRGGAIVARYDWLINPGVAISEESRAVHHISDEDVKDSPRFEAVAHEIRMALEGTVPAAYNAAFDRAFLVNEFARTAGTPEKLPPALRRDVDWIDPLVWAREIQRAEKSKALAEVATRLGVKLERAHRASDDAEAALLVLFALAEDSRVPRGYGALVQEQRRLALLQQDERRFWKTN; translated from the coding sequence GTGAGTCGCATCGCCGACGCCTGCGGCTGTTTTCCCACCGGTCGCCATTACCCTGGCGTCGCCCACCTCCTCCGCGCCGTCATACGAGGCGTCGCCGACGAGTTCGCCGTCGACACGCCGTGGGCCGAGCTGCCGGTCGCGCTGCTCGACGTCGAAACCACCGGGCGCGACGCGTCCAAAGATCGCGTCATCGAGGTGGGCATCGCCGTCGGGCGCGGCGGGGCCATCGTGGCTCGCTACGATTGGCTCATTAACCCTGGCGTCGCCATCTCGGAGGAGTCGCGGGCCGTGCACCACATTTCGGACGAGGACGTGAAGGACTCGCCCCGCTTCGAGGCCGTGGCCCATGAGATCCGCATGGCCCTCGAAGGCACGGTCCCGGCTGCGTACAACGCCGCCTTCGACCGCGCCTTCCTCGTAAACGAGTTCGCCCGGACGGCCGGCACGCCCGAGAAGCTGCCGCCGGCACTCAGGCGGGACGTGGACTGGATCGATCCCTTGGTTTGGGCGCGCGAAATCCAGCGGGCCGAGAAGTCCAAGGCCCTCGCCGAGGTGGCCACGCGGCTCGGCGTGAAGCTCGAGCGAGCCCACCGCGCCAGCGACGACGCCGAAGCCGCTCTCCTGGTGCTTTTCGCGCTCGCCGAGGACTCGCGCGTGCCGCGCGGATACGGAGCGCTCGTTCAGGAGCAGCGCCGCCTCGCGCTCCTGCAGCAAGACGAGCGGCGCTTCTGGAAGACGAACTAA
- a CDS encoding citrate synthase, with the protein MSEKIDIVVSDSQKFEAKVIVGSEQEKAIDIANLRAQTGLVALDPAFMNTASTRSAITFLDGEKGILRYRGYPIEELAEKSSFVEVAYLLIYGELPNKAQLADFTTKLTRHSMIHEDMKHFFAGFPGSAHPMAVLSAMVSSLSAYYPDALDVDNKAEREITMIRLLAKVPTLAAFAYKKSIGQPFVYPNNSLGYCANFLNMMFSVPAEPYEVDKDIEKVLNLLLILHADHEQNCSTSTVRLVGSSKANLFASISAGVLALWGPLHGGANQEVIEMLEAIHADGGDVNKYVAMAKDKNSTFRLMGFGHRVYKNFDPRAKIIKVAADQVLQKMGIKDPLLDIAKRLEEAALKDSYFVERKLYPNVDFYSGIIYRAVGFPTNMFTVLFALGRLPGWISHWKEMTEDTTTKIGRPRQIYTGAMSRPYVPLDKR; encoded by the coding sequence GTGTCCGAAAAGATCGACATCGTCGTCAGTGACTCGCAGAAGTTCGAAGCGAAGGTCATCGTCGGCAGCGAACAAGAGAAGGCGATCGACATCGCCAACCTACGCGCGCAGACCGGCCTCGTGGCGCTCGACCCGGCGTTCATGAACACCGCCTCGACGCGCAGCGCGATCACCTTCCTCGACGGCGAGAAGGGCATCCTTCGCTACCGCGGATACCCCATCGAGGAGCTCGCCGAGAAGTCGAGCTTCGTCGAGGTCGCGTACCTGCTCATCTACGGGGAGCTGCCCAACAAGGCTCAGCTCGCCGACTTCACGACGAAGCTGACGCGTCACTCGATGATCCACGAGGACATGAAGCACTTCTTCGCGGGCTTCCCCGGCTCGGCCCACCCCATGGCCGTGCTCTCCGCGATGGTGTCTTCGCTGTCGGCCTACTACCCCGACGCGCTCGACGTCGACAACAAGGCCGAGCGCGAGATCACCATGATCCGCCTGCTCGCCAAGGTGCCGACGCTCGCGGCCTTCGCCTACAAGAAGTCCATCGGCCAACCGTTCGTCTACCCGAACAACTCGCTCGGCTACTGCGCGAACTTCCTCAACATGATGTTCAGCGTGCCGGCCGAGCCCTACGAGGTCGACAAGGACATCGAGAAGGTGCTGAACCTTCTGCTCATCCTCCACGCCGACCACGAGCAAAACTGCTCCACGTCGACGGTGCGCCTCGTGGGGAGCTCCAAGGCGAACCTCTTCGCGTCGATCTCCGCAGGCGTCCTCGCCCTGTGGGGCCCGCTGCACGGCGGAGCGAACCAAGAGGTCATCGAGATGCTCGAGGCGATCCACGCCGACGGCGGCGACGTGAACAAATACGTCGCCATGGCGAAGGACAAGAACTCGACCTTCCGCCTCATGGGCTTCGGCCACCGCGTCTACAAGAACTTCGACCCGCGGGCGAAGATCATCAAGGTCGCCGCCGATCAGGTGCTCCAGAAGATGGGCATCAAAGATCCGCTCCTCGACATCGCCAAGCGCCTCGAAGAAGCGGCCCTCAAGGACTCGTATTTCGTCGAGCGGAAGCTCTACCCGAACGTCGACTTCTACTCGGGCATCATCTACCGAGCCGTCGGGTTCCCCACGAACATGTTCACCGTCCTCTTCGCTCTCGGCCGCTTGCCCGGCTGGATCTCCCACTGGAAGGAGATGACCGAGGACACGACGACGAAGATCGGTCGCCCGCGGCAGATCTACACGGGCGCCATGTCGCGGCCGTACGTGCCCCTCGACAAGCGCTGA
- a CDS encoding Uma2 family endonuclease encodes MVAKRTPHGPATYADIEALPANMVGELIRGVLYAHPRPASPHAAASSALGEELGPPFKRGRGGPGGWVILDEPELHLREDVLVPDLGGWRRERMPEMPNTAAFTLAPDWACEVLSPSTGAIDRAEKVPIYAREHVSHVWLVDPIERYLEILRLDGATYRLVATFYGDAKVRAEPFDAIELDLSALWAR; translated from the coding sequence ATGGTCGCGAAGCGTACGCCCCACGGCCCCGCTACCTATGCCGACATCGAGGCCCTTCCCGCCAACATGGTTGGGGAGCTCATTCGCGGCGTCCTTTACGCTCACCCGAGGCCTGCGTCTCCGCATGCGGCAGCGTCCAGCGCGCTCGGCGAAGAGCTCGGTCCGCCATTCAAGCGTGGGCGCGGCGGCCCAGGCGGCTGGGTGATTCTCGACGAACCGGAGCTGCATCTGCGCGAGGACGTTCTGGTGCCCGATCTAGGTGGCTGGCGTCGCGAGCGAATGCCCGAGATGCCAAACACTGCTGCCTTCACGCTGGCCCCCGACTGGGCCTGCGAGGTGCTCTCTCCGTCGACGGGCGCGATCGACCGCGCGGAGAAGGTTCCCATCTACGCGCGGGAGCACGTGAGCCACGTCTGGCTCGTCGACCCCATCGAAAGGTACCTCGAGATCTTGCGCCTCGACGGCGCCACCTACCGGCTGGTCGCCACGTTCTATGGAGACGCCAAGGTTCGCGCCGAGCCATTCGACGCCATCGAACTGGATCTCTCCGCGCTCTGGGCTCGCTAG
- a CDS encoding prepilin peptidase — MLFSDLPPLFVRVFGVVLGLLWGSFLNVVIYRVPRGMSVVHPPSHCPACGKNVAPWLNVPVFSYLILRGKARCCGAKMSARYPLVEALGGGLSLAIIEVLLLGLPPRTTLATGLLLFGAYLALALGLLAAAFIDLEHMILPDEITLGGAVLGVATAGLRGMPYGTSLLGAVVGYLVVWFPFVFLYKKVRGQDGMGLGDAKLLMLAGAWFGILGAVVVLFAGAIQGSVAGIVMMLTQGKIEEPEAVALEREELIKDAEAGDEEAKKILEEDPLAKAPEEGFLRARLPFGPFLIVSIYEFLFLGDRIVSFIGLDVLFAGV; from the coding sequence GTGCTCTTTTCCGACCTCCCCCCGCTGTTCGTGCGCGTCTTCGGCGTGGTGCTGGGCCTCCTTTGGGGGAGCTTTCTCAACGTCGTCATCTACCGCGTGCCGCGCGGCATGAGCGTGGTGCACCCGCCGTCGCATTGCCCGGCGTGTGGCAAGAACGTCGCGCCTTGGCTCAACGTCCCGGTTTTTTCGTACCTGATCCTTCGTGGCAAGGCGCGCTGCTGCGGCGCCAAGATGAGCGCGCGCTACCCGCTCGTCGAAGCGCTCGGCGGAGGTCTCTCGCTCGCGATCATCGAGGTGCTCCTCTTGGGCTTGCCCCCGAGGACTACGCTCGCGACGGGGCTCTTGCTCTTCGGTGCGTACCTCGCCCTCGCACTGGGGCTCCTCGCCGCCGCGTTCATCGATCTCGAACACATGATCTTGCCCGATGAGATCACGCTCGGTGGGGCCGTCCTGGGCGTGGCCACGGCGGGCCTCCGCGGAATGCCCTATGGCACATCGCTCCTTGGCGCTGTCGTGGGCTACCTCGTCGTTTGGTTTCCCTTCGTGTTTCTCTACAAGAAGGTGCGAGGCCAAGACGGCATGGGCCTCGGCGACGCGAAGTTGCTCATGCTCGCGGGCGCGTGGTTCGGCATTCTCGGCGCGGTGGTCGTGCTCTTCGCTGGCGCGATTCAGGGGAGCGTCGCCGGTATCGTCATGATGCTTACGCAGGGCAAGATCGAAGAGCCCGAAGCCGTGGCGCTTGAACGCGAGGAGCTCATCAAAGACGCCGAAGCGGGCGACGAAGAAGCTAAGAAGATCCTCGAGGAAGATCCGCTGGCGAAGGCGCCCGAGGAGGGGTTCCTCCGCGCGCGCTTGCCCTTCGGGCCGTTTCTCATCGTGTCGATCTACGAGTTTCTCTTCCTCGGCGACCGCATTGTCTCGTTCATCGGCCTCGACGTGCTCTTCGCTGGTGTCTAA